One region of Paenibacillus sp. genomic DNA includes:
- a CDS encoding MurR/RpiR family transcriptional regulator, protein MNGGLVRLRELIDQVNPSERKVAAYILEHPHEMIEQSVAQLAANSGASQAAIVRLCKSLGVKSYQELKLKVAGDLQEQRQSEADTGYRDIRPNDSIEAIIRNVSDNNIQSIRDTVKILDAAALERAVAALDGAKRIFFFGVGASNLIAMDAQQKFLRINKTSLSFPDPHVQLTSAVTMTPEDAAVGISYSGETREIVRALSIAKEHGSRTISITKYGDNAVSRTADIPLFTSSSETEIRSGAMASRISQLNVIDILYIGVASRNYEKSVQYLEESRRAIRQG, encoded by the coding sequence TTGAACGGCGGGTTGGTCCGGTTAAGAGAACTCATAGATCAAGTGAATCCATCCGAGCGGAAAGTGGCGGCGTACATTTTGGAACACCCACACGAGATGATCGAGCAGTCCGTCGCTCAGCTCGCGGCGAACAGCGGCGCCAGCCAAGCGGCGATCGTCAGGCTGTGCAAATCGCTCGGCGTGAAGAGCTACCAGGAACTGAAGCTGAAGGTGGCCGGCGACCTGCAGGAGCAGCGGCAGAGCGAGGCGGACACGGGCTACCGGGACATCCGGCCGAACGACTCGATCGAAGCGATCATTAGGAACGTATCGGACAACAACATCCAATCGATTCGCGACACCGTCAAAATTCTCGACGCCGCAGCGTTGGAGCGGGCGGTGGCCGCTCTAGACGGAGCGAAGCGCATCTTCTTCTTCGGCGTCGGCGCGTCGAATTTGATCGCGATGGACGCGCAGCAGAAGTTTCTGCGCATCAACAAGACGAGTCTGTCGTTCCCGGATCCGCACGTGCAGCTGACGTCGGCGGTGACGATGACGCCGGAGGACGCGGCGGTCGGCATTTCGTATTCGGGCGAAACGAGGGAAATCGTGCGCGCGCTTTCGATCGCGAAGGAGCACGGCAGCCGGACGATCAGCATTACGAAGTACGGCGACAACGCCGTCAGCCGGACGGCGGACATCCCGCTGTTCACCTCTTCGTCCGAGACGGAAATTCGCAGCGGCGCCATGGCGTCCCGGATTTCGCAGCTCAACGTCATCGATATTTTGTACATCGGCGTGGCCAGTCGGAATTACGAGAAGTCGGTGCAGTACCTCGAAGAAAGCCGCCGGGCGATTCGGCAAGGGTAG
- a CDS encoding sugar ABC transporter substrate-binding protein, whose product MKKMMFMLIALMTVVTTACSSGGGNAGNTGNAGTGGDAPSEGAAPAETAAPKEDTITVWTYPVHATYEDDLKELIADFTAANPHIKVEYEMLSWAEGPKKFDVALNSGNPPDLYFHSVDGQYVASGLALQLDEYLTDEIKNDYLPGTLELGQIQGKQYGLPIYQYQWAWGGNKRILEEAGIDWKKIQQEGWTWSEFLEAAKKLGKDLPDGGKQYALVTDGNGANNDFIELLSRNNGIPDVLDKDGNFQFNDERIVETLQFIQTMLNEGIMPPETAALDAKTRTEMFYAGQAAIISKAIPYYDVIIQNRNNDIDAGKIQGEKIDFVLLPVPHNDDAQPQTVMGGEGYVAFRQKNDKGAEHAKNTFLVMEALSGAKAGNSANELCLPFVRQSQAELFAGKGKANPDNLAAADAMAANRAEVVVLSLDDATAAKMKQFKEQVLKPNMQALYASEKSPEDIAEEFKSRGQSLFGQ is encoded by the coding sequence ATGAAGAAAATGATGTTCATGCTCATCGCGCTCATGACGGTCGTCACGACGGCCTGCAGCAGCGGCGGCGGCAACGCCGGCAACACCGGCAACGCCGGCACGGGCGGAGACGCGCCGTCGGAAGGCGCCGCTCCGGCGGAAACGGCCGCGCCGAAGGAAGATACGATCACGGTTTGGACGTATCCGGTGCACGCGACGTACGAGGACGATCTGAAGGAGCTCATCGCGGACTTCACGGCGGCGAACCCGCACATTAAGGTCGAGTACGAAATGCTCTCTTGGGCGGAAGGACCGAAAAAATTCGACGTGGCGCTCAACTCGGGCAACCCGCCGGATCTGTACTTCCACAGCGTCGACGGCCAGTACGTCGCTTCCGGTCTCGCGCTGCAGCTCGACGAATATCTGACGGACGAAATTAAGAACGACTACCTCCCGGGGACGCTGGAGCTCGGCCAAATCCAAGGCAAGCAATACGGTCTCCCGATTTACCAATACCAGTGGGCGTGGGGCGGCAACAAGCGCATCCTGGAAGAAGCAGGCATCGACTGGAAAAAGATTCAGCAGGAAGGCTGGACGTGGTCCGAGTTCCTCGAAGCGGCGAAGAAGCTCGGCAAGGATCTCCCGGACGGCGGGAAGCAGTACGCGCTCGTCACGGACGGCAACGGCGCGAACAACGATTTCATCGAGCTCTTGTCGCGCAACAACGGCATCCCGGACGTGCTCGACAAAGACGGCAACTTCCAATTTAACGACGAAAGAATCGTAGAAACGCTCCAATTCATCCAAACGATGCTGAACGAAGGCATCATGCCTCCGGAAACGGCGGCGCTCGACGCGAAGACGCGGACGGAGATGTTCTATGCGGGTCAAGCGGCTATCATTTCTAAGGCGATTCCTTATTACGACGTAATTATTCAAAACCGCAACAACGACATCGACGCCGGCAAAATTCAAGGCGAGAAAATCGACTTCGTGCTGCTGCCGGTGCCGCACAACGACGACGCCCAGCCGCAGACGGTCATGGGCGGCGAAGGCTACGTGGCGTTCCGTCAGAAGAACGACAAAGGCGCCGAGCACGCGAAGAACACGTTCCTCGTCATGGAGGCGCTCAGCGGCGCGAAAGCGGGCAACTCCGCGAACGAGCTGTGCCTGCCGTTCGTCCGCCAGTCGCAAGCCGAGCTGTTCGCGGGCAAAGGCAAAGCGAACCCGGATAACCTCGCCGCGGCCGACGCGATGGCGGCGAACCGCGCCGAAGTCGTGGTGCTGAGCCTGGACGATGCGACGGCGGCGAAGATGAAGCAGTTCAAGGAACAAGTGCTGAAACCGAATATGCAGGCGCTGTACGCCAGCGAGAAGTCTCCGGAGGATATCGCGGAGGAGTTCAAATCGAGAGGGCAGAGCCTCTTCGGGCAGTAA
- a CDS encoding sugar ABC transporter permease, giving the protein MQQAKWTRFIRDYGWAYLFILAPVLLFVTFTLYPVLSAFLMSFQQYNIMNSTWIGLDNYERMISDSIFWKSMRNTVIFTVATVPVNIVITFVLAYFIYRMRQSAQTFFKAVLYLPTVASGVTISIVWLAIFDPTQGGLLNQLLAWFGFDPVIWLGKSKTALFSLILMNWLGSHGAGIILYLAAMGGIPKSLYEAADIDHASGWTQFTKITWPLLKPTTLYLLVTGVITSFQVFIAVYLMTQGGPNFATSTIAYLIYDTAFKFYDFGLASAQSFVLAGLIIIVSVIQFKAFSSDIEY; this is encoded by the coding sequence ATGCAACAAGCGAAATGGACCCGGTTCATCCGGGACTACGGTTGGGCGTATTTGTTTATTTTGGCGCCGGTGCTGCTGTTCGTGACGTTTACGCTGTACCCGGTGTTATCCGCGTTTCTTATGAGCTTTCAGCAGTACAACATTATGAATTCGACGTGGATCGGTCTCGACAATTACGAGCGCATGATTTCCGATTCGATCTTCTGGAAATCGATGCGCAACACGGTCATTTTCACGGTCGCCACGGTGCCCGTCAACATCGTCATTACGTTCGTGCTCGCTTACTTCATCTATCGCATGCGGCAATCGGCCCAAACGTTCTTCAAAGCGGTGCTGTACTTGCCTACGGTCGCCTCGGGCGTGACGATTTCGATCGTCTGGCTCGCGATTTTCGACCCGACGCAGGGCGGGCTGCTCAACCAGCTGCTGGCTTGGTTCGGCTTCGACCCGGTCATCTGGCTCGGGAAATCGAAGACCGCGCTGTTCTCGCTCATTCTCATGAACTGGCTCGGCTCCCACGGAGCGGGCATCATCCTGTACCTGGCCGCGATGGGCGGCATTCCGAAGTCGCTGTACGAAGCGGCCGACATCGACCACGCGAGCGGGTGGACCCAGTTTACGAAAATTACGTGGCCGCTGCTGAAGCCGACCACCTTATATTTGCTCGTTACGGGCGTCATCACGTCGTTCCAGGTGTTTATCGCTGTCTATTTGATGACGCAGGGCGGCCCGAACTTCGCTACGTCGACGATCGCGTACTTGATCTACGATACCGCGTTCAAGTTTTATGATTTCGGTCTCGCTTCCGCGCAGTCGTTCGTGCTCGCCGGGCTGATCATTATCGTATCGGTCATCCAGTTCAAAGCGTTCTCGAGCGATATCGAGTATTAA
- a CDS encoding carbohydrate ABC transporter permease, whose protein sequence is MQSYSRSKMLLLALAVVTLGFWVVITVVPLYWMLIGSFQDSSMSATFRPQMWPAQWSVAPYERFFDKTQAWRWLFNSFLVSSILTVSNVLLASLAGYAFAKLKFPGRNGIFWMLLMTMMIPAQVTLIPLYILVINVFDLGNTYLAIVLPTLVSVGNIFLMKQYMSTLPSSLIAAARIDACSEFGIFWRVILPMAKPGLAVLAIFTFVASWNDFFWPLLVTNSDSMRTIQIGLASFVFSESTDFGAIMAGATIGALPMIILFFSLQKYFLQGITIGAVKG, encoded by the coding sequence ATGCAATCGTATTCGCGATCGAAGATGTTGTTGCTTGCCTTGGCTGTCGTGACCCTCGGCTTCTGGGTGGTCATTACGGTCGTTCCGCTGTATTGGATGTTGATCGGTTCGTTCCAGGACAGCTCTATGTCCGCGACGTTCAGGCCGCAAATGTGGCCGGCCCAATGGTCCGTCGCTCCGTACGAACGCTTTTTCGATAAAACGCAGGCGTGGCGCTGGCTGTTCAACTCGTTCCTCGTCTCCAGCATCTTGACCGTGTCGAACGTGCTGCTCGCTTCGCTGGCCGGCTACGCGTTCGCGAAGCTGAAGTTTCCCGGACGGAACGGCATCTTCTGGATGCTGCTCATGACGATGATGATTCCGGCGCAGGTGACGCTCATTCCGCTGTACATTCTCGTCATCAACGTGTTCGACCTCGGCAACACGTATCTGGCGATCGTGCTGCCGACGCTCGTCAGCGTCGGGAACATCTTCTTGATGAAGCAATACATGTCCACCCTGCCTTCGTCGCTTATCGCCGCGGCGCGCATCGACGCCTGCAGCGAATTCGGCATCTTCTGGCGCGTCATCCTGCCGATGGCGAAGCCGGGGCTCGCGGTGCTCGCCATCTTCACGTTCGTCGCGTCGTGGAACGATTTCTTCTGGCCGCTGCTCGTGACGAACTCGGACAGCATGCGCACGATCCAGATCGGCCTCGCGTCGTTCGTATTCTCGGAATCGACCGACTTCGGCGCCATCATGGCGGGGGCGACGATCGGCGCGCTGCCGATGATCATTTTGTTTTTCTCGCTGCAAAAGTACTTCCTGCAAGGCATTACGATCGGTGCGGTGAAAGGATAG
- a CDS encoding sn-glycerol-3-phosphate ABC transporter ATP-binding protein UgpC: MARVEFRNVRKEYTDEKKGTFTAVAGSDFVIQDKEFVVFVGPSGCGKTTSLRMIAGLERQTSGDILIGDRVVNDLHPKDRDIAMVFQDYALYPHMTIRENLSFGLRNLKRPKAEIEAKVNNAASILGLEPLLERKPRELSGGQRQRVAVGRAIVRDPQVFLFDEPLSNLDAKLRVQMRVELSELHKRLGATIVYVTHDQVEAMTLGERIVVMNQGVIQQIASPTELYAKPANLFVAGFIGSPAMNFVDAQVENGRIVIEGAAFDLPNRAAEALSKYRGKRIVLGIRPEHIYGDDFTLHVPKDYTLTRQVSLVEHLGSENLAYFKIGARTVTAKLHPETHIFQGQTKTFVIDMSKAHYFDPETEARIEA; this comes from the coding sequence ATGGCACGCGTAGAATTCAGAAACGTACGCAAAGAGTATACGGACGAGAAGAAAGGGACGTTCACGGCGGTCGCCGGTTCCGACTTCGTCATTCAAGATAAAGAGTTCGTCGTATTCGTCGGCCCGTCGGGCTGCGGCAAAACGACGTCGCTGCGCATGATCGCGGGCCTCGAGCGCCAAACGAGCGGAGACATTCTGATCGGGGACCGCGTCGTGAACGATCTGCACCCGAAGGATCGCGACATCGCGATGGTGTTCCAGGATTACGCGCTGTACCCGCATATGACGATTCGCGAAAACTTGTCGTTCGGGCTGCGCAATTTGAAGCGGCCGAAGGCGGAGATCGAGGCGAAGGTGAACAATGCCGCGTCGATCCTCGGGCTCGAACCGCTGCTCGAGCGCAAACCGCGCGAGCTGTCCGGCGGGCAGCGGCAGCGCGTCGCCGTCGGCCGCGCCATCGTGCGCGACCCGCAGGTGTTCCTGTTCGACGAGCCGCTGTCGAACTTAGACGCGAAGCTGCGCGTGCAGATGCGCGTCGAGCTGTCCGAGCTGCACAAGCGGCTCGGCGCGACGATCGTGTACGTCACGCACGACCAAGTGGAGGCGATGACGCTCGGCGAGCGGATCGTCGTCATGAACCAAGGCGTCATCCAGCAGATCGCGTCGCCGACGGAGCTGTACGCGAAGCCGGCGAACTTGTTCGTGGCCGGATTCATCGGGTCGCCGGCGATGAATTTCGTCGACGCGCAGGTGGAGAACGGCCGGATCGTCATCGAAGGCGCGGCATTCGACTTGCCGAATCGGGCCGCCGAAGCGCTCTCGAAGTATCGCGGCAAGCGGATCGTTCTCGGCATTCGCCCGGAGCATATTTACGGGGACGACTTTACGCTGCACGTGCCGAAGGATTATACGCTGACGCGGCAGGTGTCGCTCGTCGAGCATCTCGGCTCCGAAAACTTGGCGTACTTCAAGATTGGCGCGCGCACGGTGACGGCGAAGCTGCATCCGGAGACGCATATTTTCCAAGGCCAGACGAAAACGTTCGTCATCGACATGAGCAAAGCGCATTATTTCGATCCGGAGACGGAGGCGCGCATCGAGGCGTAA
- a CDS encoding DUF1343 domain-containing protein: MPRVVTGLARLARDGDRRLAGKRVGLITNPTGVTAELRTAVDVCRELPGVRLTALFACEHGLNGERQAGVRFEDGVHPALGIPVYSLYGPRKAPDAATLADVDAVLFDMQDLGLRFYTYGSTLVYVMRACAEHGVPLFVLDRPNPLGGLRVEGGLLRPGFESMVGAWPMPVKTGMTIGETALMANDALGIGCDVRVVPMEGWPRAMEFPETGLPWMLPSPNIPTIETARAYAGTCFFEGTNVSEGRGTTRPFEWIGAPWFDGRKVADAMNALRLPGVRFHPVYATPTFSKHAGELCGGVRLFVTEPAAYEAVRTGLTLLHTVARLHPDAFAWLPPFRDGMRPFIDLLAGGEDVRLSVAEEAGLHRVLEAWARDADIWTERRKPFLLY, translated from the coding sequence ATGCCTAGGGTCGTAACGGGTCTTGCGCGGCTGGCGCGGGACGGGGATCGTCGGTTGGCCGGGAAGCGCGTGGGGCTCATTACGAACCCGACGGGCGTAACAGCCGAGCTCCGCACGGCGGTCGACGTCTGCCGCGAGCTGCCGGGCGTCCGGCTGACCGCGCTGTTCGCGTGCGAGCATGGCCTCAACGGCGAACGGCAGGCGGGCGTTCGGTTCGAGGACGGCGTACATCCGGCGCTGGGCATTCCGGTTTACAGCTTGTACGGGCCGCGCAAAGCGCCGGACGCCGCGACGCTCGCGGACGTCGATGCGGTGCTGTTCGACATGCAAGATTTGGGACTGCGGTTTTATACGTACGGCTCTACCTTGGTGTACGTCATGAGAGCGTGCGCGGAGCATGGCGTTCCGCTGTTCGTGCTCGACCGGCCGAACCCGCTCGGCGGGCTGCGGGTCGAGGGCGGGCTGCTTCGGCCCGGGTTCGAATCGATGGTCGGCGCGTGGCCGATGCCGGTGAAGACGGGCATGACGATCGGGGAGACGGCGCTGATGGCGAACGACGCGCTCGGGATCGGCTGCGACGTCCGCGTCGTGCCGATGGAGGGCTGGCCGCGCGCGATGGAGTTTCCGGAGACGGGACTCCCGTGGATGCTGCCTTCCCCGAATATTCCGACGATCGAAACGGCCCGCGCGTACGCGGGCACTTGTTTTTTCGAGGGCACGAACGTCTCGGAGGGGCGCGGAACGACGCGTCCGTTCGAATGGATCGGCGCGCCGTGGTTCGACGGACGGAAGGTCGCTGACGCGATGAACGCGCTGCGGCTGCCGGGCGTCCGGTTCCACCCGGTCTATGCGACGCCGACGTTCTCGAAGCATGCGGGCGAGCTGTGCGGGGGCGTTCGGCTGTTCGTGACGGAGCCGGCGGCGTACGAGGCGGTGCGCACCGGATTGACGCTTCTCCACACGGTCGCGCGGCTTCATCCGGACGCGTTCGCGTGGCTGCCGCCGTTCCGGGACGGGATGCGGCCGTTCATCGACCTGCTCGCGGGCGGGGAGGACGTTCGGCTGTCCGTCGCGGAGGAAGCAGGGCTGCATCGCGTGCTGGAAGCGTGGGCGCGGGACGCGGACATATGGACGGAGCGGCGGAAGCCGTTTTTATTGTATTGA
- the nagZ gene encoding beta-N-acetylhexosaminidase — protein sequence MKRVNAETLLSGMTLRDKIGQLLLVGFHGTDVTDELRSLIAEARVGGVILFARNVESPAQVARLTASLQRIAEEAGLPPLWISIDQEGGMVARLTEGVALMPGGMALGATGDPSCAYEAAYVSGKELRALGINMNYAPVLDVNNNAANPVIGVRSYGEDPERVAAFGVQAIRGYADAGVAATAKHFPGHGDTSVDSHLALPVVGHDRERLERVELAPFRRAIEEGVDLIMTAHIHFPAIEPNGLPATLSPAALTGLLREELGYEGVITTDCMEMKAIADTYGTVEASVLAVAAGADQVLISHTESLQRGALAAIEAAVASGRLRAEAIEASALRSLRLKLARGLWAPAAAPLADVGCAAHLDSARRISERSVTLVRCAREALPLRRGPTLAVTVAGGALTIADESVQPSVTLGSALRALGLEDCRDVVVETSPSDESIARAVAAAREGGWSQLVVGVYNAAFHPAQARLVRGLREAAASAAVPLVVVALRNPYDLALFPDADALVAAYENRPLSLASAAKALLGLTPFRGALPAAISEAYPAGWRWGGA from the coding sequence ATGAAACGAGTCAACGCGGAGACGCTGCTGTCGGGCATGACGCTGCGGGATAAGATCGGGCAGCTGCTGCTCGTCGGCTTCCACGGGACGGACGTGACCGACGAGCTGCGCTCGCTCATCGCCGAGGCGCGGGTCGGCGGCGTCATTTTGTTCGCGCGCAACGTCGAGTCGCCTGCACAGGTGGCGCGGCTGACGGCGTCGCTGCAGCGCATCGCCGAAGAAGCGGGCTTGCCGCCGCTGTGGATCTCGATCGATCAAGAAGGGGGCATGGTGGCGCGGTTGACGGAAGGCGTCGCCCTCATGCCCGGAGGAATGGCGCTCGGCGCGACGGGCGATCCGTCGTGCGCGTACGAGGCGGCGTACGTCTCCGGGAAGGAGCTGCGCGCGCTCGGCATCAACATGAACTACGCGCCGGTGCTCGATGTGAACAACAACGCGGCGAATCCGGTCATCGGCGTGCGCTCGTACGGCGAAGATCCGGAGCGCGTCGCGGCGTTCGGCGTCCAGGCGATCCGCGGGTACGCGGACGCGGGCGTCGCGGCGACGGCGAAGCATTTCCCCGGGCACGGGGACACGAGCGTCGATTCGCACCTCGCCTTGCCCGTCGTCGGCCACGACCGGGAGCGGCTCGAGCGCGTCGAGCTCGCGCCGTTCCGGCGGGCGATCGAGGAAGGCGTCGACTTGATCATGACCGCGCATATCCACTTCCCCGCGATCGAGCCGAACGGCCTGCCGGCGACGCTGTCGCCCGCGGCGCTGACGGGCCTCCTGCGCGAGGAGCTTGGCTATGAGGGCGTCATCACGACCGATTGCATGGAAATGAAGGCGATCGCCGACACGTACGGCACCGTGGAAGCGTCGGTGCTCGCCGTCGCGGCGGGGGCGGATCAAGTGCTGATCAGCCATACGGAGTCGCTGCAGCGCGGGGCGCTTGCGGCGATCGAGGCGGCGGTCGCGAGCGGCCGGCTCCGCGCGGAGGCGATCGAGGCGTCGGCGCTGCGCTCGCTCCGGCTGAAGCTGGCGCGGGGGCTGTGGGCGCCGGCGGCGGCGCCGCTCGCGGACGTCGGCTGCGCGGCGCACCTGGACAGCGCGCGCCGCATCAGCGAGCGGAGCGTCACGCTCGTGCGCTGCGCGCGCGAGGCGCTGCCGCTTCGGCGCGGGCCGACGCTCGCCGTCACCGTCGCCGGCGGCGCGCTCACGATCGCCGACGAGTCGGTGCAGCCGTCCGTCACCCTCGGCTCGGCGCTACGCGCGCTCGGGCTCGAGGACTGCCGCGACGTCGTCGTCGAGACGTCGCCGTCCGACGAGAGCATCGCGCGGGCGGTCGCGGCGGCGCGCGAGGGCGGCTGGTCGCAGCTCGTCGTCGGCGTCTATAATGCCGCGTTCCATCCGGCGCAGGCGCGGCTCGTGCGCGGGCTGCGGGAGGCGGCGGCTTCGGCGGCCGTTCCGCTCGTCGTCGTCGCGCTGCGCAACCCGTACGACCTGGCGCTGTTCCCGGACGCCGACGCGCTCGTCGCGGCGTACGAGAACCGCCCGCTGTCGCTCGCGAGCGCCGCGAAGGCGCTGCTCGGCCTGACGCCGTTCCGCGGCGCGCTGCCGGCGGCGATCAGCGAAGCGTACCCGGCCGGCTGGAGGTGGGGCGGCGCATGA
- a CDS encoding anhydro-N-acetylmuramic acid kinase codes for MIEAYVAKRSRLVVGLMSGTSLDGIDAAIVRIEGSGAATKAELVGFSSRPYDAALRERLKELCSVERSDVAALCGMNFYLAETFADAALAAVAEAGLAMADIDLVASHGQTVWHIPAAAPDDPFVPRSTLQIGDLSVLAKRTGALVVGDFRPADMAVGGQGAPLTPYGDYLLFRSETEGRLVQNVGGIGNCAAIPANARPEDVFAFDTGPGNMVIDQTVVSLTGGARTYDDGGAWAAEGRADDALVDELLRHPYFELPPPKTTGRELFGKAYTEAFLARARERGLADADIVATATAFTARSIAHAYRRDVFPRCAVGEVIVTGGGAHNRTLLRMLSELLPAQRVTNSQALGFNDDAKEALIFAVLGNDFMHAVANNLPSATGAARPTVMGKLALPW; via the coding sequence ATGATCGAAGCATATGTTGCGAAGCGCTCCCGCCTCGTCGTCGGCCTCATGTCCGGCACGTCGCTCGACGGCATCGACGCGGCGATCGTGCGCATCGAGGGCAGCGGCGCCGCCACGAAGGCGGAGCTCGTCGGCTTCTCGAGCCGGCCGTACGACGCCGCGCTGCGGGAGCGGCTGAAGGAGCTGTGCTCCGTCGAGCGGTCCGACGTCGCTGCGCTGTGCGGGATGAATTTTTACCTCGCCGAGACGTTCGCGGACGCCGCGCTGGCCGCGGTCGCCGAGGCGGGACTCGCGATGGCGGACATCGACCTCGTCGCGTCGCACGGGCAGACGGTGTGGCACATCCCGGCGGCGGCGCCGGATGACCCGTTCGTCCCGCGCTCGACGCTGCAGATCGGCGACCTGTCCGTGCTCGCGAAGCGGACCGGCGCGCTCGTCGTCGGCGATTTCCGCCCGGCGGACATGGCCGTCGGCGGGCAGGGCGCGCCGCTGACGCCGTACGGCGATTATTTGCTGTTCCGCAGCGAGACGGAGGGCCGGCTCGTGCAGAACGTCGGCGGCATCGGCAACTGCGCCGCCATCCCGGCGAACGCGCGGCCGGAGGACGTGTTCGCGTTCGACACCGGCCCCGGCAACATGGTCATCGACCAGACCGTCGTGAGTCTGACCGGCGGGGCGCGGACGTATGACGACGGCGGCGCTTGGGCGGCCGAGGGCCGCGCCGACGACGCGCTCGTCGACGAACTGCTGCGGCATCCGTACTTCGAGCTGCCGCCGCCGAAAACGACCGGCCGCGAGCTGTTCGGCAAGGCGTATACCGAGGCGTTCCTCGCCCGGGCGCGGGAGCGCGGCCTCGCGGACGCCGACATCGTCGCCACGGCGACGGCGTTCACGGCGCGCTCGATCGCGCACGCGTACCGCCGCGACGTGTTCCCGCGCTGCGCCGTCGGCGAAGTGATCGTGACGGGCGGCGGGGCGCACAACCGGACGCTGCTGCGCATGCTATCGGAGCTGCTGCCGGCGCAGCGCGTCACGAATTCGCAGGCGCTCGGCTTCAACGACGACGCGAAGGAGGCGCTCATCTTCGCCGTCCTCGGCAACGACTTCATGCACGCGGTCGCCAACAATTTGCCGTCGGCGACGGGCGCCGCCCGGCCGACCGTCATGGGCAAGCTGGCGCTGCCTTGGTGA
- a CDS encoding 2-phosphosulfolactate phosphatase, with amino-acid sequence MEINILQLIEGAKQARGLAVIIDVFRAFSTACYVTERGAAAIVPVGDIEIAYRLKREHPSYILMGERGGIVQPGFDLGNSPTHAERFDFAGRTVVHTTSAGTQGIANAGLADEVITGSFVNAGAIAEYIRRRNPERVSLVCMGLGGTKTADEDTLCAEYLKNALEGKPNDFERIVRYLRDESRTGSFMDLQGEASEASAPKTDFERCLALDRFGFVLKVEPFGDDLKQLKKIAVFE; translated from the coding sequence ATGGAAATCAACATCCTGCAGCTCATTGAAGGGGCGAAACAAGCCCGAGGCCTCGCGGTCATCATCGACGTGTTCCGGGCGTTCTCTACGGCTTGCTACGTGACGGAGCGGGGCGCGGCGGCGATCGTGCCGGTCGGCGACATCGAGATCGCTTACCGGCTCAAGCGCGAACATCCGTCATACATTCTGATGGGGGAGCGCGGCGGCATCGTGCAGCCGGGGTTCGATCTCGGCAATTCGCCGACGCACGCGGAGCGGTTCGACTTCGCCGGCCGCACCGTCGTCCATACGACGAGCGCGGGCACGCAGGGCATCGCGAACGCGGGGCTCGCCGACGAAGTGATTACCGGCAGCTTCGTCAACGCGGGCGCGATCGCGGAATATATTCGCCGCCGCAATCCCGAGCGCGTGTCGCTCGTGTGCATGGGGCTCGGCGGGACGAAGACGGCGGACGAGGATACGCTGTGCGCCGAATATTTGAAGAACGCGCTGGAAGGCAAGCCGAACGATTTCGAGCGCATCGTGCGGTATTTGCGCGACGAGAGCCGCACCGGCAGCTTTATGGATCTGCAGGGAGAAGCGTCCGAGGCGTCCGCGCCGAAAACCGATTTCGAACGATGCCTCGCGCTCGACCGGTTCGGCTTCGTGCTGAAGGTCGAGCCGTTCGGGGACGATTTGAAGCAGTTGAAGAAAATCGCGGTGTTCGAGTAA